TCAGAGTGCCTTTGCATTGGTTTGGCTTTGGCTACACAGCACTGGTTGTTTCTGGTGGGATCGTTGGCTATGTAAAAGCAGGTAGGGTTTTGTTGTTACTTAGCCTCTTAACATCTTCACGTTGTTCCAGTGAAATGTGAGTGCCTGTGTCCCTGAGAAGCAATCTCGTTTGACTCAGCTTTGCTGTAggtccccaagctggagtgcaggctTCCTTGTCAGTCTTGCAGCTCCTGCCCTTGCCTTTTGCTTATCTGGTGAAGCTGAGCCAGGCGTCTTGTGGAATTACTTATTTTTGCCTCTTTATCTAAAGGTAGGCAGGGGTGGTTGTAGTTTGTTATTATCATTGACTGCCATTCATCAGCCATGACCCCCAAGTGCCATCTCTGGGCTTAAGTAGTAGTCAACCTCTGGCCTACACAGACTGGTATTTTGAAGTTAGGCCAGGCAGGGGTGTGTCAGTGGCTGTGCTTGTTTTTGCCCCCTAGTCCTTGCCTGCATTCCCACCCCAATCCCTGCACCAGACTTCTTATTCTCCTgatctcctattttttttttaaactgcctgGCCCTATTTCCCTCTGCTTTTGTGATTTGCCGGAGGTCCTGCCTGTACACAATTCCAGCCCTTCATGGTTGATGAGGCCTGATTAGAAAGTGTTGTACTTGAGCGAGTTAgagaaaacgccacactttgagacgaattaaGAGTCTGTTTATTTAGCTGGGGGCTAAAAGACGGCTAACACTCAAAGTTCTCTCAGCCttgaagaaggggctagattttcttttatactttggtttagaatggggtggggggggtctagttaaaacaattttactgaagtaaagtaggcaaaaaagttaaaaggataaatggttacaggaaagtaaacagttccaggtgcaggggctttaagactattacaaggtgATAGACGCGGGGTTTTGGGCGTCGgacgaattcctgggaactgtGGATATAGCTcccacagtatcttatcagttaattgcattcttggatgtgctgggagtcagcttgcacaagttaagtccttgaggaaggggctgccagtgaaagagccaagatggagtctgtctggctctcttagctaaggaagagtcaattcaggtggaaacaaggctaggtgattaaaggaAAGGGAGAGTCTAAAAACAGGGTTAGTAAAAACAAGATTAGGCATTACAAAAGAAGGCCTAGCCATAGTTCCGTCTAAGGAGGGAAGAtggccttctttcctttccttagaTGGAAGTGCCCTGCCTATTAGAGGAGAGAAAAATGGGGTGGGAAGACCCTGACTTCTCTGAGAAGATAGCACACTCTCCTTAACGCCTTCCTGCTTGAGTCCACCTTGGCTGTGAGTTGTGTTGAGAGTTCTCTGTGCTGTCCTTTGTAGGGCAGGGGGTCTGGTGGATTCCGTTAGTGAAATAAGTGCCTGACATTACAATGCAAGCTGCGTTTGCTTCGTTCTAGGCAGCGTGCCGTCCCTGGCTGCAGGGCTGCTCTTCGGCAGTCTAGCCGGCCTGGGTGCTTACCAGCTGTATCAGGATCCAAGGAGCGTTTGGGGTTTCCTAGGTATGTCTGCTTCAGCGTCTCCTTAGGGCAATCATGTATCTGGAATATTCTTTTCCAAAAGACCCTGGTTTGGTGGGATGGAGCGAGTTCTTCCCACTTAATTTACGACAGTTTCACTGCTTCTCCAAGTCCAAGTcctcaaagttttaaaataggaGAAGGGTGGTGGGAATTGTCCTGGTTCCTGTTTATTGTTTATGTAGATAATATGGAAAGATTTCCATACCTTGTGAATTGTGTGACTCTCAGAAAGTCATCCATCCTCTGTGGGCCTTATTTTCAGTGTTTACCCAGTAGAATTAGCATCAAACTTGTATTACCCATATTTACCCAGTTAAGTCAGCATTAAACTTGTATAAGACAAATATGTGTCAACCGTTGAGGTTTTCCGCTGAAGACCATTGGCCTCAGTATCACTAAAATATCACATATCTGGGTTAGGTTTGCAGCTGCGTTACGTTTTTCCTATTTGAAAATCACCTCTTTAGCAGTCAGCTAACTAAATATATAAGACGTAGACCATGCTTTCAAGGAGCTTTCAACTGACTTCACTGGGGAAGTAAGACATGAGCATAGAAGCAGGACTGGAAAGGTACCCTGTGAGCAGCACGGACAGTGAGGACAGTGAGTGGTGTGGAGGACATAAGAGTCCTCATCAGAGTGGTTTTCAGTACATTTCTGTGGAGCTCCACCCATGTGTCAGACACTGCTAGGAGTGTGGGTTCCTTGCGGTCTCTACAAACCCCGTGTGAGAATGAGTGCCATGTGGGAGGGAGAAGCCGTGTGATCTGTACACAGCTGGGGTTGGGAAGGGAGGTCCATGATGGCTAATGGGGTGTGCTGGGGAAGGAGGTGCGTCCAGGTCCCAGCTCTGCCTAACAGCTCCCTCCCTCATGCTCCAGAATGACTTGAGCCTGCATTTTCCCTTTCTCTGATCCTACTCCACTCAGCAAATGACCTCACGCCTATTGTAGAGAAAAAACAGCAGCCATCAGGTGGGGACTCCTGGAGCCTTTAATCTCCAAGCCTCCCCTCGTCCTGTTTCCCTCCTCTCCAACACCAGTGTCTTCCTCTGGGCTTTGGGTGTCTTCTCCCTGACCGTCTCCAGACCTTTACACTGGCCAGGATCCTGTCTTGTATTTGTATTCCTCCTTTTAGGTGGATCCCCGCATTGATATTCAGATGTGCTTGTCTCCTTCCCCTTCAtaaactaccttttttttttttttttttttttttgagacagagtctcactgtgtcgcccaggctagagtgcagtggcacggtcttggctcactgcaacctccgcctcttggattcaagtggttctcctgcctcagccttctaggtagctgggattacaggtgtctcccaccatgtcaggctaacgtttgcatttttagcaggtgcaggggttttgccatgttgtctgggctggtttggaatgcctgacctcaggtgatctgcccacctcggactcccgaagtgctgggattacagccatgaggcagcacgcccagccaagagggaaagagggagggagtgagaggcCAAAAGCCTACAGCACCTGGTGTTTCCCCGAAGGTGGGGTGGtagtctcccatccaagtaccaTGCAGGAACGgaccgaccctgcttagcttctgggaTCAGACAAGATCTAGCACATTTAGGGTGGTATGGCGGTAGACCACAAACTTCTTAAAGATCATTTatgcagctgggcgtggtggctcacgcgtataatcccagcactttgggagaccgaggcaggcggctcacctgaggtcgggagttggagaccagtctgaccaacttggagaaagccccatctctactaaaaacacaaaattagccgggcttggtggctatcacctgtaatcccagccactcaggaggctgaggcaggagaatcgcttgaacccgggaagtggaggtcgcggtgagccgagatgacgccactgcactccagcctgggcaacaagagcgaaactctgtttcaaaaaataaagatcatttaTGCTTCCTCTCCCATCACACATGATCAGCCCATTTCAGTCTctgtttctgtccctgtgtttGTGGAATAGCTCTCCCTGAGGCTGCCAGTGACCTGTGTTTGTACAAAATCCAATGTACATTTTTCAGTCCTCATTTTACTTGGCCATTTAGCAGTTCTCAGCACGGTTGACCAATCATTTTCCATTCTCCTGGTTTCCCTTTTTATCCTCTCATTCTCTTTTGGCAACCCATTTTCCTTTTTGGCCACTAGATATTGAAGTTCTTCAGGCTCTTTTTGTCTACTCACTTGACAGTTTCATTGAAGCCTATGCCTTTAATTTCCACTGATACACAAATGACACAAATTTCTCTCTCCTCCAGGCTGGACTCTCATGTATTCATCTGCCCACTTTCCTTGAGATGTCTCCAGGAATCTGCCCGGACCTAACCTCATGGCCACACACTCCCTGTCTTCTGTTCTCCATCCATTCGGTTCTTGATTGCTCTCTTTCCTTTCCACCACCCCCTTTCTGACTAATTCATCAGCAGGTCTTGTCGACACTCCCTCTCGCCCTTATCCTGAGTTGTCCTCTTTTTCATCTGCACAGCCATCGTCGTAGTCCCAGTTATCCCCTCTTTCTTACCTGCATTCCCAAGGACGTTCCTTAGCTGGTATCCCTGTGTACCCTCTAGTTTCCCTGAAGTTTGTTCTCTATAGTATAGCTAGAATTACGCTTTCAAAATGCAACTCTgggccggttgcggtggctcccgcctgtagtcctagcactttgggaggccaaggcaggcggattgccgagctcaggagttcgagaccaccctgggcaacatggtgaaaccctgtctccactaaaattaaaaaaggcttcagcattgcttgaacccaggaggtagaggttgtagtgagctgagatcatgccactgcactccagcgtgtgttgcagagtgagactctgtctcaaaaaataataataataatgcaactGTGTTCATGCATCCCTCTGCTTAGTATCCTTTAATAGCTTCTCATTGCTCTTATGATGAAAACCCAATCCTTAGTATGGCCTTCAAGGCTCTATGTGGTCTGGCGCCTCTTACTCACAAACTGCATCTTGACTTCTGTGCCACGCTGCCCTTTTAGGGTGAATGTGCCATGCTCCCTGTCACCACAGGGCCTCTGCATATactgtcccctctgcctggaaaggGCATTCCCATCCTAAAGCTTATTAATGCCTGCTGTAATTTCAGATCTCAGTCAGTCTTCACTTCCTTGGCTAAAAGCCTTGCATGATCTCCCTGAATAGGTTGATCCCCCTGTTGAGCTTTTTTGTGTAGCATCAATTATACCTGAAGTACACATTGtaccttgtttttctttgtgtgaTTGTTTAAAGTCTGTCCCATCAGACCTGAAGCATTGTAAAAGGGCAGAGACAGTTACGATTACCTTTGTATTCTCCAGCTCCTAGCACAGCGCTTGACATGTAGTAGATGCTTTGACAGATACCCAGTGGGAATTGCGTGCAGGGTAGAAGAAATAGCGTCTGCAGGGCGTGAGAAACAACAGCATTTTGGAGAAAACTAATACATTGATGGCTAAAGTGTGGGTTTTGCAGAAGACAAGTGGTAAGAGATGAGGCTGGAAGGGCAGGCAGGGACCAGGCTGTGAAGGGCCCTACTTGGCCAGTATTGGTATTTGGACCCATAGGATGTGGGCAGCTAGTAATCTCCCCTACTTGGGGAAGGAGGAATAAGCATAGGATGAGGCGTGAGCCTTGAGAGATTGGTGGGGCTTGGTCTACTTCTGATTCCCCTGTGTAGAAGACTAATGAGTTTTGACCCTTCTTTGTATCTTTTTCAGCCGCTACATCTGTTACTTTTGTTGGTGTTATGGGAATGAGATCCTACTACTATGGAAAATTCATGCCTGTAGGTTTAATTGCAGGTGCCAGGTACTTTCATTCTATTATTCTTCTTTACCATGTAGAGTTCAGTTTATTGCCCAGAATACTTTATGCATTCAAAACCTTACTTGTTTCAGAATATCTGATGCTATGCATCAACTGACGTTTGATTTATACACTAATAGGAGATGCTTCAAAAACAATAGTTGATTTAATGTCAAATGACATGAGTATATCCATTCACTGTGGAGATGGCTTTGTTCTCTGGTCCTAGCTCCTTCCTATATGGTGGCAGAAGTTTTAGTGCAAAGCTATGACTGCGCAGCCTTTTGTGTGATTTGCGGAGGATGTGTGGgggtcccatatttcttagatGTGTAGGTGTCTTTTATAGAAAATTTTGCTAAAAGGAAATTTTGATTGAatcctgttttctcattttgattATAATACCTAAACCaaattgtggtttttaaaaaatgtagttgtaggccaggcacggtggctcacacctgtaatccaagcacagtgggaggccatggcgggcatatcacttgaggtcaggagtttgagaccagcctggccaacatggtgaaactcctctctatgaaaaatacaaaaattaggtgg
This DNA window, taken from Pan paniscus chromosome 5, NHGRI_mPanPan1-v2.0_pri, whole genome shotgun sequence, encodes the following:
- the LOC117974235 gene encoding transmembrane protein 14B isoform X1, whose product is MEKPLFPLVPLHWFGFGYTALVVSGGIVGYVKAGSVPSLAAGLLFGSLAGLGAYQLYQDPRSVWGFLAATSVTFVGVMGMRSYYYGKFMPVGLIAGARYFHSIILLYHVEFSLLPRILYAFKTLLVSEYLMLCIN
- the LOC117974235 gene encoding transmembrane protein 14B isoform X2, with product MQAWGSLLSGLRREEWRSPSSHCSVPSLAAGLLFGSLAGLGAYQLYQDPRSVWGFLAATSVTFVGVMGMRSYYYGKFMPVGLIAGASLLMAAKVGVRMLMTSD